A window of the Lysinibacillus irui genome harbors these coding sequences:
- the mscL gene encoding large conductance mechanosensitive channel protein MscL, with the protein MWKDFKEFAMKGNIVDLAVAVVIGGAFGKIVTSLVENIIMPLVGVLTGGIDLTKSFVFGSGEAQVNLGVFLQSIIDFLIIAFAIFMALRIMTKLTRKKEEAVVEEPAPELDAKEELLKEIRDLLKKEQA; encoded by the coding sequence TTGTGGAAAGACTTTAAAGAATTTGCGATGAAAGGCAATATTGTCGATCTAGCAGTTGCAGTTGTTATTGGTGGTGCTTTCGGTAAAATTGTTACCTCCTTAGTTGAAAATATCATTATGCCATTAGTTGGTGTTTTAACAGGTGGTATTGATTTAACAAAGAGCTTTGTCTTTGGCTCAGGTGAAGCCCAAGTCAATTTAGGTGTATTTCTACAATCAATCATTGATTTTTTAATCATTGCATTTGCTATTTTTATGGCCTTACGAATCATGACGAAACTCACTCGTAAAAAAGAGGAAGCTGTTGTTGAAGAACCAGCTCCTGAACTGGATGCTAAAGAAGAGCTCCTCAAAGAAATTCGCGACTTGCTAAAAAAAGAACAAGCCTAA
- a CDS encoding GlsB/YeaQ/YmgE family stress response membrane protein translates to MISFIWYLIIGGILGWLAGVILGKDVPGGIIGNIIAGIVGSWIGSMVLGNWGWKVSDFYVFPALIGAIVLIFIVSLILKGMRKAT, encoded by the coding sequence ATGATTAGTTTCATTTGGTATTTAATCATCGGAGGAATTCTTGGATGGTTAGCTGGCGTAATTTTAGGTAAGGATGTACCTGGTGGCATCATTGGGAATATTATTGCAGGTATTGTTGGTTCTTGGATTGGTAGTATGGTTTTAGGGAACTGGGGTTGGAAAGTAAGTGATTTCTACGTATTCCCAGCACTAATTGGTGCTATCGTGCTGATCTTTATCGTCAGCCTTATTCTAAAAGGTATGCGTAAAGCAACTTAA
- a CDS encoding lytic transglycosylase domain-containing protein yields the protein MAKKKNNKPMLSSATKLGMIALLIPIAITVYVLTFFAWKELQTLPIFEKLAQQKAIEEIQQHFDMNIPEKYIPIYVAAEEKYGVPWTLLAAHHRIETRFSTIKTMVSSAGAEGHLQFMPCTFVGWKHPTCSGLGKGNITKAELMNPETIAKYGGFGVDANGDGIADPYDIEDAVFSAANYLSKYGAAKGNIKNAVFEYNHSKEYVEDVLYYYKLYDDYHDDLKAAVLINNE from the coding sequence ATGGCAAAGAAAAAGAATAACAAACCGATGTTATCATCAGCCACAAAATTGGGCATGATAGCATTATTAATTCCTATAGCGATAACTGTTTATGTCCTGACATTTTTTGCGTGGAAGGAACTTCAAACACTACCGATTTTCGAAAAACTCGCGCAACAAAAGGCGATTGAAGAAATTCAACAACATTTCGATATGAATATTCCAGAGAAATACATACCTATATATGTAGCGGCTGAGGAGAAATATGGTGTACCATGGACATTACTTGCAGCACACCATCGAATTGAAACACGTTTTTCTACTATAAAAACGATGGTTTCGTCAGCAGGAGCAGAAGGCCATTTGCAATTCATGCCTTGCACATTCGTTGGTTGGAAGCATCCCACTTGTTCAGGGCTAGGTAAAGGTAATATCACGAAGGCAGAATTAATGAACCCAGAAACCATTGCAAAATATGGAGGATTTGGCGTAGATGCAAATGGAGATGGCATAGCTGACCCATATGATATAGAGGATGCGGTATTTAGCGCAGCTAATTACTTATCTAAATACGGTGCTGCAAAAGGGAATATTAAGAACGCTGTTTTTGAATACAACCATAGCAAAGAATATGTAGAAGATGTGTTGTATTACTACAAATTATATGATGATTATCATGATGATCTCAAAGCGGCTGTTCTTATAAATAATGAATAA